The following coding sequences lie in one Trichoderma breve strain T069 chromosome 1, whole genome shotgun sequence genomic window:
- a CDS encoding peptidase family m48 domain-containing protein — MDFLQRLSQFLDRPLFPWKRLILGFSVGQYVFESLLNYRQYRILQLPKPPAVLAKEVNQETFDKSQAYGRAKAQFSVVSGLWGQIVNFAFVHFDVMPKLWSWTGDLLLKYAPARFTGEISHSIVFVFTFMLLSQALSLPTRIYSTFVLEEKFGFNKQTPGLFISDLVKTNLLTAVLMPPVIAGFLKIIQKTGSQFVFYTWAFTASLQLLMTTLYPTFIQPLFNKLSPLEDGELKTKVNELAAKFKFPLHELYVIDGSKRSAHSNAFFYGLPWKKHIVIYDTLLEKSEPEEVLAILAHELGHWKLGHTTSLFGISQAHLLYVFSLFSVFINNRSLYSSFGFHNEHPIIIGFLLFSDALSPMDTVIQFLLHIVSRTFEFQADKFANDLGMRTELATSLIKLHIQNLSSMDADWMYASYHFSHPHLSERLKALDWKGEQAVSEKEDEGVVKASGRDEL; from the exons atggacttTCTACAG CGCCTGTCGCAATTCCTCGATCGCCCGCTGTTCCCATGGAAGAGGCTCATCCTGGGCTTCTCCGTCGGCCAGTACGTCTTCGAATCTCTGCTCAACTACCGCCAGTACCGTATTCTCCAGCTGCCCAAACCCCCCGCCGTCCTCGCCAAAGAAGTCAACCAAGAAACCTTTGACAAGTCGCAAGCCTATGGTCGTGCCAAAGCCCAATTCTCCGTCGTCAGCGGCCTCTGGGGCCAGATTGTCAACTTCGCCTTTGTCCATTTCGATGTCATGCCTAAACTGTGGTCCTGGACCGGCGACCTGCTGCTCAAGTATGCGCCGGCGCGCTTCACTGGTGAAATCTCGCACTCGATTGTCTTCGTCTTTACGTTTATGCTGCTGTCGCAGGCGCTGAGCTTGCCTACTCGCATATACAGCACTTTTGTCCTGGAAGAGAAGTTCGGCTTCAATAAGCAGACGCCTGGCCTGTTCATCTCTGATCTCGTCAAGACGAATCTGCTTACTGCCGTCCTCATGCCCCCTGTCATTGCTGGTTTCCTCAAGATCATCCAAAAGACTGGCTCGCAATTCGTCTTCTACACTTGGGCCTTTACTGCCAGTTTGCAGCTTCTGATGACTACTCTGTATCCCACCTTCATCCAGCCCCTGTTTAACAAGCTCTCTCCTctcgaggatggcgagctcAAGACAAAGGTTAATGAATTAGCAGCCAAGTTCAAGTTTCCCCTGCACGAGCTGTACGTCATCGATGGTAGCAAGCGCAGCGCTCACTCCAACGCATTCTTTTACGGCCTCCCATGGAAGAAGCACATTGTCATCTACGATACTCTCTTGGAAAAGTCCGAGCCGGAAGAGGTTCTCGCTATTCTGGCTCATGAACTCGGTCACTGGAAGCTCGGCCACACCACAAGCCTCTTTGGAATCTCTCAG GCCCATCTCCTCTACGTCTTTAGCCTCTTCTctgtcttcatcaacaaccgCTCCCTCTATTCTTCCTTTGGCTTCCACAACGAgcatcccatcatcatcggtttcctcctcttctccgaTGCCCTCTCGCCAATGGACACTGTCATCCAGTTCCTCCTGCACATCGTCTCCCGCACCTTTGAGTTCCAGGCTGACAAGTTCGCCAACGACCTGGGTATGCGCACCGAGCTGGCCACATCGCTCATCAAGCTGCACATTCAGAACCTCAGCTCCATGGACGCTGACTGGATGTACGCGAGTTATCACTTCTCCCACCCTCATCTCTCGGAGCGCCTCAAGGCCCTGGATTGGAAGGGCGAACAGGCTGTTAGCGAGAAGGAGGACGAGGGTGTCGTCAAAGCCAGTGGCCGCGACGAGTTGTAA
- a CDS encoding peptidase m16 inactive domain-containing protein, whose protein sequence is MPSQKLKPSFRKVQTFKTDYAPCTITQYVSERSGMQVVVADRKGPKINGYFTLATEIFDDSGAPHTLEHLIFMGSKNYQWKGLLDKLASRAYSSTNAWTATDHTAYTLETAGWDGFAQMLPVYLEHVILPTITDDGIVTEVWHIDGEGNDAGVVYSEMQAVENRSTEVMDLKARRLLYPENVGFRYETGGMTEALRVLTPERIRQFHRDMYQPRNLCVVIVGEADHENLLEILDTFEESIKDDIPALDAPFKRPWIDSAQPPVLKESIVTTAEFPEEDESVGEILIGFFGPHCTDVLATSALNILLTYLCGSSVSVLENTLVEKEELASSVSYWWESRPNSLIWLQPTGVATEKLAFVEKRLFEVLKDVVSKPLDMEYMRECIRREKRQVKYHAETSEAFYSTNIITDYLFGKRDGSTLKDLATLSEYDVLEKWSDGEWRAFMKEWMSDAHHISILGKPSLELATKIKSDHEARIAKRKEELGTDGLQKLAQRLEEAKSKNDAPIPPEVIDRWAVPGTESIHFIESDTARSGNAKSVGLGPGRAQELINAASDGKLPLFIQFEDVPTNFVHITVHVGTAQVPVHLKPLMAIFSDNFFNTHIVRDGQQINFEQVVMELERDSVGYDIGSSRQLGDTEGYMIQFQAEPEKYDAAVNWLRTMMFDSVFDPVRIKAAVMKALADIPESKRDGRSMAAEVDTAIHMEKSTLTVARRVVVKAVYLKRLKKLLKKNPDQVVEWFNEIRNSLFTFENMRVLVTADLQRLPNPIATWDALSTALKSQNGSMAPIPKPSSLLNAEGKAPGSVGVTIIPMTALDSSFSVSTAPGLSSFLDPRLPAITVAGGYLESVEGPLWNAVRGAGYAYGTFFTRNVESGVISFKVYRSPDASKAIIASRDAIQKIANGDVPIDKHLLEGTISQIVVGFADEQSTMPSAAQQNFVQSVFKGLPKDWNKIILKRVREVTEDEIRQALKDFIMPCFEPGKSNVVITCAKLMQEGIETAFKGLGYKVQTHELSHFHDDYGLGAGEDEDEDEDEDDDEEDDDEFDDEEGSEEDDDEDDD, encoded by the exons ATGCCTTCACAAAAACTAAAGCCCAGTTTCCGCAAGGTTCAAACCTTCAAGACCGACTACGCACCCTGCACAATCACTCAATATGTCTCCGAACGGAGTGGCATGCAGGTCGTTGTGGCTGATCGCAAGGGACCAAAGATCAACGGCTACTTCACCCTCGCTACTGAAATTTTCGATGATTCCGGAGCCCCTCATACCCTTGAGCATCTAATTTTTATGGGCTCCAAGAATTATCAGTGGAAGGGTCTTCTGGACAAGCTAGCTTCCCGCGCATATTCTAGCACGAACGCCTGGACTGCCACCGATCACACAGCCTACACCCTTGAGACAGCTGGTTGGGATGGCTTTGCTCAGATGCTCCCCGTCTACTTGGAGCATGTAATTCTACCTACAATTACCGATGATGGTATTGTCACCGAGGTTTGGCATATCGATGGAGAGGGTAATGATGCAGGTGTTGTATACTCGGAAATGCAAGCTGTTGAGAATCGCAGCACCGAAGTCATGGATCTGAAAGCCCGCCGACTTTTATACCCAGAAAACGTCGGTTTTAGGTACGAAACAGGCGGCATGACGGAAGCCCTACGAGTCCTCACGCCTGAGCGCATACGTCAATTCCACCGGGACATGTACCAGCCGCGCAACTTGTGCGTTGTCATTGTTGGCGAAGCGGACCACGAGAATCTCCTGGAAATCCTAGATACCTTTGAAGAAAGTATCAAAGATGATATTCCTGCTCTTGATGCTCCATTCAAGAGGCCTTGGATAGACTCAGCTCAGCCGCCTGTCCTCAAAGAGAGCATTGTCACGACGGCGGAGTTCCCAGAGGAGGACGAATCCGTTGGTGAAATTCTCATTGGCTTTTTTGGTCCTCATTGTACGGATGTTCTTGCTACGTCGGCTCTTAACATTCTTCTTACGTATCTTTGTGGCTCGTCTGTCTCCGTGTTGGAAAATACGCTTGTTGAAAAGGAGGAGCTTGCAAGCTCTGTATCATATTGGTGGGAATCAAGACCGAACTCGCTCATTTGGTTACAACCTACTGGTGTGGCAACGGAAAAGCTGGCCTTTGTAGAGAAACGTCTATTCGAAGTCTTGAAGGACGTTGTTTCAAAGCCTTTGGATATGGAGTACATGAGAGAATGCATCCGAAGAGAGAAGCGACAGGTCAAGTATCATGCCGAGACGTCGGAAGCTTTCTACTCCACTAACATCATAACTGACTACCTCTTTGGAAAGCGTGATGGCTCAACGCTTAAAGATCTGGCAACGTTGTCAGAGTATGATGTTCTTGAAAAATGGTCGGACGGGGAGTGGCGAGCTTTCATGAAGGAATGGATGTCTGATGCTCACCACATCTCCATATTGGGCAAGCCATCTCTGGAATTGGCcaccaagatcaagagcGATCATGAAGCTCGCATCGCCAAGCGCAAAGAGGAACTTGGAACAGATGGACTGCAAAAGCTCGCACAAAGACTCGAAGAggccaaaagcaaaaatgaTGCGCCAATCCCACCCGAAGTTATTGACCGCTGGGCTGTTCCCGGCACAGAGTCGATTCACTTCATAGAGTCCGATACTGCTCGCTCTGGTAATGCCAAGTCTGTTGGCCTAGGCCCTGGCCGTGCGCAAGAGCTCATCAATGCCGCTTCGGATGGCAAGCTACCGCTTTTCATTCAGTTCGAGGATGTACCTACAAACTTTGTCCACATCACTGTTCACGTTGGCACAGCTCAAGTCCCTGTTCACCTCAAGCCACTCATGGCAATTTTTAGCGATAACTTCTTCAACACCCACATCGTGCGAGATGGGCAGCAGATCAACTTTGAGCAGGTCGtcatggagctggagcgagaTAGTGTTGGCTACGACATCGGAAGCTCCCGACAGCTTGGTGACACGGAAGGATATATGATTCAATTCCAGGCGGAGCCCGAAAAGTATGATGCAGCCGTCAACTGGCTTCGTACCATGATGTTTGATTCCGTCTTTGACCCTGTCCGGATCAAGGCTGCTGTTATGAAGGCCTTGGCCGACATCCCAGAATCGAAACGTGACGGGCGCAGCATGGCCGCTGAGGTGGACACAGCTATTCACATGGAAAAGTCTACTCTTACCGTTGCCAGACGTGTTGTTGTCAAGGCAGTCTATCTCAAGCGcctgaagaagctcttgaagaagaatcccGACCAGGTTGTGGAGTGGTTCAATGAAATCCGCAACTCTCTTTTCACATTTGAGAATATGAGAGTCCTTGTCACGGCAGACTTACAAAGGCTCCCCAACCCCATTGCCACTTGGGATGCGCTCTCAACAGCGCTGAAGTCGCAGAATGGTTCTATGGCTCCTATTCCAAAGCCATCGAGTCTTTTGAACGCTGAAGGAAAAGCCCCCGGTTCTGTGGGTgtcaccatcatccccaTGACAGCTTTGGACAGCTCTTTCTCCGTCAGCACTGCCCCTGGCCTCTCTTCGTTTTTAGATCCCAGGCTGCCTGCCATTACGGTTGCCGGAGGATACCTCGAGTCGGTAGAGGGACCACTGTGGAATGCCGTTCGCGGTGCCGGATACGCCTACGGAACCTTCTTCACGCGCAATGTCGAGAGCGGAGTCATATCCTTTAAAGTGTACCGCTCTCCGGATGCGTCCAAGGCCATCATTGCTTCACGGGATGCTATTCAGAAGATTGCCAACGGCGACGTGCCAATTGACAAGCACCTTCTCGAAGGTACCATCAGCCAAATTGTGGTGGGCTTCGCAGATGAGCAGTCCACTATGCCTAGTGCTGCCCAGCAGAATTTCGTCCAGAGCGTTTTCAAGGGGCTACCCAAGGATTGGAACAAGATTATCCTGAAGCGTGTGAGAGAAGTGACTGAGGATGAGATTCGCCAAGCGCTCAAGGATTTCATCATGCCCTGCTTTGAGCCGGGTAAGAGCAACGTAGTGATTACGTGCGCCAAACTTATGCAAGag GGTATTGAGACTGCATTCAAGGGACTGGGCTACAAGGTTCAGACTCATGAGTTAAGCCACTTCCACGATGACTATGGTTTGGGTGCTGgcgaggacgaagacgaggatgaggatgaagatgacgacgaagaagatgatgatgaatttgacgatgaagaggggagcgaagaggatgacgatgaggatgatgactaG